One part of the Chryseobacterium sp. 7 genome encodes these proteins:
- a CDS encoding phosphoethanolamine transferase codes for MLKKIILILLIILYLTGFLLSFPYIFDNLFGAEKLDSIRNFFEYGTMFCSFLVFNALLFKNKFTSVIAVILCFLLSLNFLISASCYLIYHSGFNVGMAISILESNPDEAMSMSYMFILPGILFFIFLGMLLYSVNYLKKDVVKFDAKFIIIALLWLILPFGYHLKHTYISNKGGGKMIKNVYYHLSDFNTALNIQSDINAIKKNIPVFNIKKIQPGIENVILIIGESERKQNMSLYGYNKKTTPYTDEQAGNMMIFDNAVSPAGITNLSVPLILSSIHPDEFRYHYEKLSYNIINLANQSGYNSFWLSTQASAKGITAIASMAKNKKWINGFDEVIVPELKNVIQKKEDKFIVLHIMGSHPNPCNRIPPNWNSEGMDCYDSSIKYTDSVFKNIFSTLKNTNSVVIYASDHGLKIQGNKLLHVDSKESTQVPFFVWYGDKVPANYRITGHESKRTQTTYIYPLIMKYMGLEAPQHYKNEGNKYLNLEMNSMEYDKLPE; via the coding sequence ATGCTTAAAAAAATAATTCTCATTCTTCTCATCATACTGTATCTTACAGGTTTTCTTCTTTCCTTCCCTTATATCTTTGATAATCTTTTTGGGGCTGAAAAGTTAGACAGTATCCGGAATTTTTTTGAGTATGGAACTATGTTTTGCTCCTTTCTTGTATTCAACGCGCTTCTTTTTAAGAATAAATTTACGTCTGTAATTGCTGTTATCTTATGCTTTTTATTAAGCCTTAACTTTCTGATATCGGCATCCTGTTATCTTATTTATCATTCCGGGTTTAATGTAGGAATGGCCATCAGTATTCTTGAATCTAATCCGGATGAAGCTATGAGCATGTCTTATATGTTTATTCTTCCGGGTATTTTGTTTTTCATTTTTCTGGGGATGTTACTGTACTCTGTAAATTATCTTAAAAAAGATGTTGTAAAATTTGATGCTAAATTTATCATTATTGCTTTATTATGGCTTATTCTTCCATTTGGGTATCACTTAAAACACACCTATATAAGCAATAAAGGCGGAGGAAAGATGATCAAGAATGTATATTATCACTTGTCCGATTTCAATACAGCATTAAATATCCAGAGTGATATTAATGCAATTAAAAAGAACATTCCGGTTTTCAACATCAAAAAAATACAGCCAGGCATAGAAAATGTGATCCTGATCATAGGAGAATCCGAAAGAAAACAAAATATGTCTTTGTATGGCTATAATAAAAAAACGACTCCTTATACAGATGAGCAGGCCGGAAATATGATGATTTTTGACAATGCTGTTTCTCCTGCAGGTATTACCAACCTGAGCGTTCCTTTGATCCTTTCCAGCATTCATCCGGATGAATTCAGATATCACTATGAGAAACTGTCTTACAATATCATCAATCTTGCCAATCAGAGTGGATACAATTCTTTCTGGCTAAGCACACAGGCAAGCGCCAAAGGAATTACCGCAATTGCTTCTATGGCTAAAAACAAAAAATGGATCAACGGTTTTGATGAAGTTATTGTTCCGGAACTGAAAAATGTGATTCAGAAGAAAGAAGATAAATTTATTGTTCTTCACATCATGGGAAGCCATCCTAACCCATGTAACAGAATCCCTCCTAACTGGAATTCTGAAGGTATGGACTGCTATGACAGTTCTATAAAATATACTGATTCTGTCTTCAAAAATATTTTCAGCACGCTGAAAAACACAAATTCTGTAGTGATCTACGCATCCGATCACGGGCTTAAAATACAAGGCAACAAGCTGCTTCATGTGGACTCTAAAGAATCTACACAGGTACCGTTTTTCGTTTGGTATGGCGATAAAGTACCCGCAAATTATAGAATTACAGGACATGAATCTAAGCGAACACAAACCACTTATATCTATCCGCTTATCATGAAATATATGGGTCTGGAAGCTCCTCAGCATTATAAAAATGAAGGAAATAAGTACCTGAATTTAGAAATGAACAGTATGGAGTATGATAAACTGCCAGAGTAA
- a CDS encoding DUF2306 domain-containing protein encodes MKKLLSVIMCVLALLIGLYPLIYAFVEHQYTFLGSKPLEVLHNIIWKSAFFTHIIFGGFALFIGWSQFSVSFRNKNLRIHRIIGGLYVISVVISSVSAIYMGFYANGGFISAAGFICLGLIWLMTTLAAVMQIRKGNIPKHERFMTYSYACTFAAVTLRLWFPLLKMATGDAESSYIAVAWLCWVPNLFVAYYINRKTAII; translated from the coding sequence ATGAAAAAGTTACTGTCTGTAATAATGTGTGTACTGGCATTGCTTATTGGATTGTATCCTTTGATCTATGCTTTTGTAGAACATCAATATACCTTTCTGGGTTCTAAACCCTTAGAAGTACTTCATAACATCATTTGGAAATCTGCTTTTTTTACTCATATTATTTTCGGCGGATTTGCTCTTTTTATAGGATGGAGCCAGTTTAGCGTTTCATTCCGGAATAAAAATCTCAGAATTCATCGGATCATCGGAGGGCTGTATGTAATTTCAGTGGTTATAAGTTCTGTATCCGCTATTTATATGGGCTTTTATGCAAACGGAGGATTCATTTCAGCAGCAGGATTTATCTGTCTAGGACTCATCTGGCTGATGACGACTCTTGCTGCGGTTATGCAGATCAGAAAAGGAAACATCCCCAAACATGAACGGTTCATGACCTACAGCTATGCCTGTACGTTTGCCGCAGTGACGCTGAGATTATGGTTTCCCCTGCTGAAAATGGCTACAGGCGATGCCGAAAGCTCTTATATTGCAGTGGCGTGGCTGTGTTGGGTTCCTAATCTGTTCGTTGCTTATTATATTAATAGAAAAACAGCTATAATATAG
- a CDS encoding AraC family transcriptional regulator yields the protein MSEFGLQSLPSVFYLAGVFIALFSSLLIIGKRKKIKADYVLAAWFLMIGIHLILFILFFSGSYVAFPYFLGFEVIFPFIHGPMLYLYVLCVTGRNPGLKIGLLHCIPVLLICLMLSQLFLMSPWDRLSVYQGGNNRFKLVSKVIKYLMILSGIIYVGLSLFSVRRYTKGISSQYSNTEKMNMSWLYYLIAGIALIWVAVIIRNDILIFSLVVLFIVVAAYFGISRVGILNLPVITELKDEQVFDNEIVKYQKNSPGDKAIQSIYERLVYKMEHEKLYKDPELNLNTIAQLLNVHPNVLSQVINSVEHKNFYDYINRQRIEDFKRTVVLPENQKYTILSLALECGFNSKTSFNRNFKKYMDCSPTEFLKSQSIHME from the coding sequence ATGTCTGAATTTGGGCTGCAATCTTTACCATCTGTATTTTATCTGGCGGGAGTTTTCATTGCCCTTTTTTCTTCTCTTTTAATTATAGGAAAGCGCAAAAAAATAAAGGCAGATTATGTATTGGCTGCATGGTTCCTGATGATAGGAATACATCTCATATTATTTATCCTGTTTTTTTCCGGAAGCTATGTGGCATTTCCTTATTTTCTGGGATTTGAAGTTATCTTTCCTTTTATTCACGGACCAATGCTGTATTTGTATGTTCTATGCGTTACAGGAAGAAATCCGGGGTTGAAGATAGGATTGTTACACTGTATTCCTGTTCTCCTGATCTGTCTGATGTTATCTCAACTTTTTTTAATGTCTCCATGGGATCGGCTTTCTGTTTACCAGGGCGGAAATAATAGGTTTAAGTTAGTAAGTAAAGTGATTAAATATCTCATGATTTTATCAGGAATAATATATGTTGGTTTAAGCCTTTTCTCGGTCAGAAGATATACAAAAGGTATATCCAGCCAATACTCCAATACAGAGAAAATGAATATGAGCTGGCTGTATTATCTGATTGCTGGGATCGCTTTGATATGGGTTGCTGTGATTATTAGAAATGATATCCTTATTTTTTCTCTGGTTGTTCTCTTTATTGTAGTGGCAGCTTACTTTGGGATCAGTCGTGTGGGGATCTTGAATTTACCGGTTATCACAGAATTGAAGGATGAACAGGTATTTGATAATGAGATTGTAAAATATCAGAAAAATTCTCCGGGAGATAAGGCTATACAATCTATTTATGAAAGGCTGGTGTATAAAATGGAACATGAAAAACTTTATAAAGATCCGGAACTTAACCTGAATACGATTGCTCAGCTATTGAATGTTCATCCTAATGTATTGTCTCAGGTCATTAATTCTGTAGAGCATAAAAACTTTTATGATTATATCAACAGGCAGCGTATTGAAGATTTTAAGCGAACCGTTGTTCTTCCGGAAAACCAAAAATATACAATTCTTTCATTAGCCCTTGAATGTGGTTTCAATTCCAAAACTTCTTTCAACAGAAATTTTAAAAAATATATGGATTGTTCACCAACGGAGTTTTTAAAGAGCCAAAGCATTCATATGGAATAA
- a CDS encoding carbonic anhydrase, translating into MSQSYEVIFENNKKWVESKVAEDPNFFQELAKTQHPEFLYIGCSDSRATAEELMGAKPGEVFVHRNIANVVNTLDMSSTAVIQYAVEHLKVNHIIVCGHYNCGGVKAAMTPQDLGLLNPWLRNIRDVYRLHQAELDSIQDENKRYDRLVELNVQEQCINVIKMACVQERYILEERPVVHGWVFDLRTGKIIDLEIDFEKILKDIQKIYNLTGSDWVMSRNTK; encoded by the coding sequence ATGTCACAATCGTACGAGGTTATTTTCGAAAACAACAAAAAATGGGTAGAGTCTAAAGTGGCTGAAGATCCCAACTTCTTTCAGGAACTTGCAAAAACTCAGCATCCGGAATTTCTTTATATAGGATGTTCGGACAGCAGAGCGACAGCAGAAGAACTGATGGGAGCAAAGCCTGGAGAAGTATTTGTTCACAGAAACATTGCTAATGTTGTTAATACTTTAGATATGAGTTCCACAGCCGTTATACAATATGCTGTAGAACATCTGAAAGTAAACCACATTATTGTGTGCGGACATTACAACTGCGGAGGGGTAAAAGCAGCGATGACGCCTCAGGATCTTGGATTACTGAATCCATGGCTGAGAAATATTCGTGATGTTTACAGACTGCATCAGGCAGAGCTGGATTCTATTCAGGACGAAAACAAACGTTATGACAGACTTGTAGAACTTAATGTTCAGGAGCAGTGCATCAACGTTATTAAAATGGCTTGTGTACAGGAAAGATACATCCTGGAAGAGCGTCCTGTTGTACACGGCTGGGTATTTGACCTTAGAACAGGTAAAATTATTGATCTTGAAATTGATTTTGAGAAAATCTTAAAAGACATTCAAAAGATCTACAACCTTACAGGTTCTGATTGGGTAATGAGCAGAAATACTAAATAG